One Hyphomonadaceae bacterium BL14 genomic window, TCTCGCCCTCGAGCCCGGCACAGCGCGTGGTGTTCATGAAGGCGGCTCAGGTGGGCGCGACAGAAGCTGGCAATAACTGGATCGGGTTTGCGATCCATCAGGCGCCGGGCCCGATGCTGGCGGTCCAGCCGACAGTGGAGCTCGCCAAGCGCAACTCGCGCCAGCGCATCGACCCGCTGATCGAGGAGAGCCCGGAGCTTCGCGAACGGGTCAAGCCTGCACGCTCGCGCGACGCGGGCAACACCATGCTGTCCAAGGAGTTCGCGGGCGGCATCCTGATCATGACGGGCGCGAACTCGGCCGTTGGCCTGCGATCGACCCCGGCGCGCTACATCTTCCTTGATGAGGTCGACGCCTATCCGGGCTCGGCCGACGAGGAAGGCGATCCGGTCACGCTGGCCGAAGCGCGCTCGCTGACATTCGCCCACCGGCGCAAGGTGTTCCTGGTCTCGACGCCGACGATCCGGGGCCTCAGCCGCATCGAGCGCGAGTACGAGGCGAGCGACCAGAGGCGCTATCACGTGGCGTGCCCCCATTGCGGCCATGAGCAGTGGCTGAAGTTCGAGCGGCTGCGCTGGGACAAGGGCCGGCCCGAGACGGCCGCCTACAACTGCGAGGGCTGCGAGCAGCCTATCGCCGAGCATCACAAGACGGCGATGCTGGAGGCGGGCGAGTGGCGTGCGACCGCCACGTCAGTCGATCCCGGCACGGTGGGCTATCACCTGTCGGCGCTCTATTCGCCGGTGGGCTGGCTCAGCTGGGAGCAGATCGCGCGCAGCTGGGAAGCGGCTCAGGGTTCTGATGAGGCCATCAAGGCGTTCCGCAACACGATCCTTGGCGAGACCTGGATGGAAACCGGTGAAGCGCCTGACTGGCAGCGTCTGGCTGAGCGGCGCGAGAGCTGGAAAGCTGGCGTCGTGCCGTCAGGCGGTCTGTTCCTGACCGCCGGGGCCGATGTGCAGAAGGACCGTATCGAGGTTGATGTCTGGGCCTGGGGCCGCGGGCTGGAGAGCTGGCTCATCGATCACATCGTCATCGAGGGCGGGCCGGGCGATGCCGCCTGCTGGAAAAAGCTGACGGATCTTCTCGGGCGCACATGGGAGCATGAGAACGGCCAGCACCTCACCCTGGCCCGGTTCGCCATCGATACAGGGTTCGAGACCAGCGCCGTCTATGGCTGGGCGCGGGCTGTGGGGTTCTCGCAGGTCGCACCCGTAAAGGGACTGGAAGGGTTCAACCGCTCAAGCCCTGTGACGGGCCCGACCTATGTGGACGCCACCATCGCAGGCAAGCGCCTTCGCCGCGGGGCGCGCCTCTGGACGGTTGCGACCTCGACGTTCAAGGCCGAGACCTACCGGTTCCTGCGTCAGGATCGCCCAACGCCCGAAGAGATCGACGCGGGCGCCTCGTTCCCGGCGGGAACGGTGCATCTGCCAGCATGGACTGACGGCGAATGGCTCAAGCAGTTCACCGCCGAGCAGCTGGTCACGGTACGCACAAGGCGCGGGTTCTCCAGGCTCGAATGGCAGAAGCTGCGCGAGCGCAACGAGGCGCTCGACTGCCGGGTCTATGCGCGCGCGGCCGCCTGGATCGCCGGCGCAGACCGCTGGCCCGAGGCGCGCTGGCGCGAGATGGAGGATCAGCTTGGCGCCAGAACCGGCGCACCCGATGACCAGCCTGCGGTGCGCGCCGCCAGCGCGCGCGCCGTGGCGGCGCGGCGCTCGGTACGTTCGCGCTATATGGACTAGGCAGCCCTGCGCACGGCGTCCTGGCTCGCTTGCGCAGGTGCTCCAGCCAGCTGGTTGTCGCGTGCAGGTGCCAGCATCATCTCGTGCAGCGCCGCGTCATCACACCTCGCATAGGCCAGGACCCTTAGAAGGGCAGCCGATATCCGTTTCCACATCATCTCCTCCCACCACCGGAGGCGTTGCGTGTTTTATGGCTCAGCGCGTGCGCTGGCTCTTGTGGAACGCCTCGAGGGAGACTTTGCGGCGCTCTATGATGGAACGCAAGATGGGTAGCCGAAGAACCACAACGGGCGGCACCAAAGGTGCCGCCCGAAGGGGTAGTAATTATCGCACTCTGAAGACCCGCCCGGGCAGGGTGGGACGCTTTAAAGAGCGAATCTTCATTGGTTAGCGTCGGGCAGACGAACGCCCGCGGCAAGAGAAATCCTTTTGTGACCACAAGCGCCATCTGATCTTGACCCATCGCGAACCTGTCGCGCACGGGCCTGTGCCGTGTGGTCCGGCTGGCCAGTGTGGAAGATGTGTCCCTCAACCTCTCGGGCGGCGCACAGGGGGGGGTGCGCCGCCCGATCTTCGGGCCGGGATGTCCGGACGCTGACTTCACGGGTGCGGGCCGTTGTCAACATCCGTGCATGAAGGGTGGCGCCTGCTGTCCGGCCCGGCAATCAGCTCTTCCTATTGTGCTTTACAATCGATTGACGCGGCTTGGCCTGAACGCGGCCAGGCCCTGGAGGCGCACGCCATGGCCACCATCACCGAGCTTCGCGCCCGGCGTGAGGCGCTTTTGGCGCAGCGGTCCTCGGGCGTGGCGCGGGTGAGCTATGACGGGCGCACGGTTGACTATCGCAGCATGGCCGAGATCGACCGGGCCATCGAGGCGCTTGAGCGCGAGATCGCCGCTGGTGAGGGCCGCGCCATCGTGCGCCAGGTGCGTGTGACCACCTCGAAGGGTCTGTGATCCATGGGACTGTTCGAACGGTTCACCCGCCGGGGCTCTGGCGGGCCGGCGGGCGTGCGCGCGCGGCTCGAAGGCGCGATGGCAAGGCGGCGCCTGCGCGGCTGGAACCCGCCGCTTGAGAACATCAACGCTCTGGTCGCGTCAGGGGGCCCGCGGCTTCTGGCGCGGGCACGCGAGCTGTCGGTCACCAGCGGCTATGCCGCCAATGCCTGCGAGGCGTTCGCCTCCAACCTCATCGGCGACGGGATCAAGCCCTCTTCGCTGATCGAGGATGCGCGCGTTCGTGAGCGGGTGCAGAAGCTGTGGCTGGCCTGGACCGATGAGGCTGACGCTGACGGGCTGACGGATTTCTATGGCCTGCAGGCCATGGTCGCGCGCGAGATGTTCGTGGCGGGCGAGTGTTTTGTGCGCCTGCGCCCGCGCCGGGCCGGGGACGGGCTCCTCGTGCCGCTTCAGCTCCAGCTTCTGCAGTCGGAGATGCTGCCGTTCGAGAAGACGCAAACGGCGGCTAACGGCAACCGCATCCGGTGCGGGATCGAGTTCGATGCGATCGGCAGGCGCGTGGCCTATCACTTCCGCCGGCGCCATCCCGGCGACAGCACCGATCAGCGTGTCGCCATACCCGAGACGGTGCGGGTTCCGGCCGAAGAGGTGCTGCACATCTACCGGCCCATCGATGCGGGCCAGATCAGGGGTCTGCCCCATGTGGCGCCGGCCATGGTGCGCCTGTTCCTGCTCGACCAGTACGACGACGCCGAGCTTGATCGCAAGAAGACCGCGGCGATGTTTGCGGGGTTCATCACCAAGACCGCGCCTGAAGAAGCGATCATGGGGGAAGGTCAGGCCGATCCTGATGGCGGCGCGATCGCGAGCCTCGAGCCTGGCACCATGCAGGTCCTCCTGCCGGGCGAGGACGTGAAGTTCTCAAGTCCCGCCGATGTGGGCGGGGGCTATGAGGCGTTCCAGTACCGCACGCTTCTGGCGGTCTCGGCCTCGCTGGGCCTGCCCTATCATCTGGTTACCGGCGATGTGCGCCAGGCCAACTACTCCTCCCTGCGCGCCGAGCTCGTTGAGTTCCGCCGGCGCGTCCAGCAGCTCCAGCATGGCGTCATCGCCTATCAGCTGTGCCGGCCTGTTTGGCTGCGCTGGCTGGAGAGCGCGCAGCTTGCAGGCGCGCTCGAGCTTGATGATCCGGCAGGGGCGCGCGCGGTGCAGTGGATCGCGCCGCGATGGGACTGGGTCGATCCGCTCAAGGACATTCAGGCTCAGGTGCTCGCCATGGAGGCGGGCATCACCTCGCGGCGCAAGGTGGTGGAGGCTACCGGCTACGACATCGAGGAGGTCGACCGCGAGAACGCGGCCGACGCCGCACGCGCTCAGGCTCTCGCGCTGAGCTATCGCGCAAGTCCCGGCGAGACCCAGGGCGCGCGCGCCACCCCGGCCGGGCGTCCCCAGCCGGCTTCCAGCAGCGATCAGGAGTAACACCATGCCAGGCTGGTATGAGATATGCGCCCGGGCGACCGGCGTGCAGATCACCATCTATGACGAGATCGGCGCCTTCGGGGTGTCGGCCAAGGGCTTCCTCGCCGAGCTTGGCGCGGCGCCCGAAGGCGCGCCGATCGATCTGCGGCTCAACAGCCCGGGCGGCTCGGTATTCGACGCGGTCGCGATCCACAATGCCCTGCGCCGCCATACCGGCGCGGTGACGGTCTGGATCGATGGCATCGCGG contains:
- a CDS encoding phage terminase large subunit family protein translates to MSAPSSKALPRSALSLGEDVIGFDGAEDLLRAWSRAIRPDPDLTVSQWADRHRWLSSRASAEPGRYRTARTPYMREIMDALSPSSPAQRVVFMKAAQVGATEAGNNWIGFAIHQAPGPMLAVQPTVELAKRNSRQRIDPLIEESPELRERVKPARSRDAGNTMLSKEFAGGILIMTGANSAVGLRSTPARYIFLDEVDAYPGSADEEGDPVTLAEARSLTFAHRRKVFLVSTPTIRGLSRIEREYEASDQRRYHVACPHCGHEQWLKFERLRWDKGRPETAAYNCEGCEQPIAEHHKTAMLEAGEWRATATSVDPGTVGYHLSALYSPVGWLSWEQIARSWEAAQGSDEAIKAFRNTILGETWMETGEAPDWQRLAERRESWKAGVVPSGGLFLTAGADVQKDRIEVDVWAWGRGLESWLIDHIVIEGGPGDAACWKKLTDLLGRTWEHENGQHLTLARFAIDTGFETSAVYGWARAVGFSQVAPVKGLEGFNRSSPVTGPTYVDATIAGKRLRRGARLWTVATSTFKAETYRFLRQDRPTPEEIDAGASFPAGTVHLPAWTDGEWLKQFTAEQLVTVRTRRGFSRLEWQKLRERNEALDCRVYARAAAWIAGADRWPEARWREMEDQLGARTGAPDDQPAVRAASARAVAARRSVRSRYMD
- a CDS encoding phage portal protein, producing MGLFERFTRRGSGGPAGVRARLEGAMARRRLRGWNPPLENINALVASGGPRLLARARELSVTSGYAANACEAFASNLIGDGIKPSSLIEDARVRERVQKLWLAWTDEADADGLTDFYGLQAMVAREMFVAGECFVRLRPRRAGDGLLVPLQLQLLQSEMLPFEKTQTAANGNRIRCGIEFDAIGRRVAYHFRRRHPGDSTDQRVAIPETVRVPAEEVLHIYRPIDAGQIRGLPHVAPAMVRLFLLDQYDDAELDRKKTAAMFAGFITKTAPEEAIMGEGQADPDGGAIASLEPGTMQVLLPGEDVKFSSPADVGGGYEAFQYRTLLAVSASLGLPYHLVTGDVRQANYSSLRAELVEFRRRVQQLQHGVIAYQLCRPVWLRWLESAQLAGALELDDPAGARAVQWIAPRWDWVDPLKDIQAQVLAMEAGITSRRKVVEATGYDIEEVDRENAADAARAQALALSYRASPGETQGARATPAGRPQPASSSDQE